The genomic window CACATCTACTTTCCATTGTAAGGTTAACTGTACATACCAGCCGGATACCCGTCTGACGATTCGTGCTTGTTTAATAATTGCATCATCGGGAATTGGACGGGATTGGATGAATTTAACCCGCCCAATTTTAGGGAATTTGACAGATCTCCCTTGAATGGGATCTTTTCCCATTGATGGAAAAACAAATGACCGCATCCGACCCGCTTTCTTAAACCGTGGAAACCCTCGCCCATTCTCCCACATTCCCTCAAATGCCTTTTGCAAACGCTTAAGGGTTTGCTGTAGCACTTGTGAGTGTACCTGCTTAAGTGCAGGAATATTTTTTTTAGCCTGAGTGAGACTTTCGCACTGACTGGAATAGTTGGGTGCTGGTGCATCCGCTGGTATAATGTACTCGTATTTAATCGAACAAGCGTTTAGTGGAGACTTACGGGAATTTGCCCAATCTTTCCGCTCACAAAGGGCATAGTTATAGACTCGACGACATTGTTCTAGCCACTCAGCAAAAGTGGCGACTTGAGCGGTAGTTGGTTTTAGCTTAAACTCGTAAATCAGATTAAACACTTGCTCGACAATATACAATGTTTGCTAACATTATAATACACTATTAATTGAGGAGGCTTAGAAAAAATATACTCGCAACTCAAGTGGCTAGGCTGGACGCCTTGCGGCAATTGAGCTTGTCGAAATTCGGTTTCATCCCTCGGATAAATCACGAGGGAGCCTGCACCATCGCTTGTACTGTAAGGATCATCGGTTTGTTTCCTGTTCCCTATTCTCTGTTCCCTGAATATGCCAATTATTGACTTGCTATTGGTGATCACTTTAGGTGTTTTAGGTATCTTGTTCTTGCAAAAAGCCACCCGAAGTCAACAAAAGCAATTAGAGGAAACGTTTTATCAGTTATTAGAAACGGAAAATAGCTGTATTTCTCTGATTCAGTTGGCTGCAGCCGCTAGGGTTGAACCCGAAATCGCACAGCAGTATTTGGAACACCAAGTTCAGGTGTTTAATGCTATCCCAGAAGTTGATCCGGATGGAGATACCTACTATCGCTTTCCGAAACTACATCGGCGTATGAATGAATAATGAAACCCATAAATTGACAAATGAGCAATGATGTAATTAGAGATATTGGAGAACAGGGTGTTTTAAAACGATTACAGCGCTTTTGTCCCTCAGATATTGTGGGTGATGATGCGGCGATTATGCCAAATCCAGAACCGGGGCAATTATTAGTGGTGACAACCGATGTTTTAGTAGATGGAATTCATTTTAGCGATCGCACGACGTCGGCGGAAGATGTGGGTTGGCGTGCGGTGGCGGCAAATTTATCGGATTTAGCAGCAATGGGTTCATCGCCTCTGGGGATTACGGTTGGCTTGAGTCTTCCGGGTGATGTGGCGGTGAGTTGGGTTGAACGACTCTATCAAGGTATGTCTGAGTGTTTACAGCCGTATAATACGCCCATTGTCGGGGGTGATGTTTGTCAGTCTCCGGTGATTACGGTATCGATTACTGCATTTGGTCAAGTCTTACCCCAGCGCGTCATGCGGCGTTCTAATGCTAAAGTCGGCGATGCGATTGTGGTGACAGGAGTTCATGGTGGATCACGAGTTGGGTTGGAATTGTTACTTAATCCGGAATTCGGCAAAGACTTGAATGAAAAAGAGCGATCGCGTCTCATCCAAGCTCACCAACGCCCTAAACCAAGACTAGATATCTTACCTCAACTCTGGGACAGTCTAGCCTCCCAATCTCCAATCCCCCTAACCGCAATGGATAGCAGTGATGGACTAGCGGATGCGATCGCCCAAATCTGTCGAGCGAGTGGGGTGGGGGCTGTGGTGGAACGGGATGCGATTCCTATCCCCTCCGTATTACCTCAGCTAACGTCTCCAGAACAAGTTTGGGATTGGGTTTTGTATGGGGGTGAAGACTTTGAACTGGTGTTATGTTTGTCTGAACCATTGGCTCAGGTATTTGTCGAAAAATTTGCAGCCGGATCAGCCATTATTGGTTACATTACATCCGGTAGGTCGGTTTGTCTCCGGGATAGTACAGGAAAGTATGCGGATGAATTATTAACCCTAAGTCGAGGATTTCAGCATTTTTGAAAAAATCTAGACAATTCGATTAGTTTTTGATACTATTATTTCATAGTGGAAAAATGTGCGCTCATATATATAAGCTATTTCTAATAATCTGTAAACGTTCTCTGTTTTCCATTCCTCCTTGCTACCCATTCCTAATTTAAATGCATGACAGCTTACAGGGCTTTTAAAGTAAGTTAGGTACACAGACAGATCCCCGACTTCTCTAAGAAGTCGGGGATCTTGCTTAACCTTGAACTACTCAAACCTAAGACAGCCCCCTAGTCCGCGCAGGCGGACTTTGTTTGTGTAGCAGCGATTTCAATCGCCTCCTCTTGCATGGGGTGATAAAGGCGGATGTGGTATTAATAATTGAATGATGCTCTAATCATAATCAGTATCTTCCATGTCTTTGACCGCTTCGTTGATGTCTTCTGCCATAGCCGGTCCGGACTTAGAATCTTGAGATTGCTCCATCTTTTCTTTATTCGCTGATCCTTGAACCGTATTCGTACTTTTATTCGCCTCCGCTTGTACCTGTTGCATAGAACGCGGTTCTTGTTTGACGACTTGTTCAGCCTTCTCGACTATTTCGTCTAGGGTTGTGCCACCTTTATCAGAGCCACCCACAGCCACTGCTGGCAAAGCATTTGATAAAAACAAAAATGTACACAGTGAAGCAGCAATGAGAAAACGCACTGGACGTGCAGAAAAGAGTTTTTCGCGGATAAATTGCATACTATTGATTTCCATGTAGTTCGACAGTCCATTTTACCTGTCAGATTAAACGGAATACATTCCCCTGATGTAGGATTATTTGTAACTGTGTATTTATCACCTAGGTGATAACTAAAATTATACTTAAGAGGGATGTATTCACCAAAACGGTTTAAATTTTGAGAATGATTCACCCCAATCCTGCTAAAAATCTGGGTTCTCGACGCCCTTTGGGTAAAGTTTATCTCGTCGGTGCTGGACCCGGAAGTATGGCATACCTCACCCTACGCGGGCAACAACTTCTCCATCAAGCGGAGGTATTAGTCTATGACGCTTTAGTAGACACCCAACTTTTACAACTAGTCCCCGCAAATTGCCGCCAGTTTGATGTGGGAAAGCGGGGGGGGCGTCCCTCAACTTCGCAAGCAGAGATTAATCAATTGTTGGTTGAACAATGCCAACAAGGAAAGCAAGTCGCCCGTTTAAAAAGTGGTGATCCCTTTATCTTTGGTCGGGCTACATCGGAAATTCAAGCGTTAAGCGATGCCGATTGTGCCTTTGAAGTCGTACCGGGGATTTCCTCTGCCCTAGCTGCACCATTACTGGCAAATATTCCCCTGACTGATGCGGTTTTGAGTCGCTGTTTTACTGTCCTGACGGCGCATCAACCCGAAGCCTTAGACTGGGAAGCATTGGCGCGAATCGATACTCTGGCTATTTTAATGGGTGGGCGTCATTTAGCCACTATCGTTCAGCAGCTACAGCGTTATGGCAAATCCTATCAAACCCCTGTGGCGGTGATTCGGGCTTGTGGACAGACTCAGCAACAGGTTTGGGTAGGAACCCTGTCCAGTATTGTTAAGCAAACGGCGGGTGTCTCCCTGTCTCCGGTGGTGATTGTCGTGGGAGAAGTGGTAGGATTACGAGACTATTTGCGATCGCACCAACAGTTACCCGTTGAGTTTACCCCAAAACAAGAGACAATAGGCGAGGACATTAATAAACGTAGTTTCCCGCAGATGCTTCAGGGTCAAACAATCTTAGTCACTCGTTCGGCGCAACAGTCGAGTACATTTCGGGACTTGTTGGAGAAAGAAGGCGCAACGGTGATTGAAATGCCCGCCTTGGTGATTACACCGCCGTCGAGTTGGGACGCCTTAGATCAAGCCATTACTAATTTATCCGATTTTGATTGGTTAATTCTCACCTCAAGTAACGGCGTCAAGTACTTTTTTGAACGATTGCTGACACTAGGAAAAGATAGTCGTGCGTTATCCGGCGTCAAAATTGCTGTTGTGGGCAAGAAAACGGCGGCTAGTTTAAAGGAACGGGGATTACATCCAGATTTTATTCCCCCAGATTTTGTCGCCGATTCTCTAGTTGAACATTTTCCGGAACCCTTGGCGGAACAAACTATCCTGTTCCCGCGTGTAGAAACTGGGGGACGAGAGGTTTTAGTCAAAGACTTAACTGCCCAGGGTGCTACTATTGTGGAAGTAGCAGCCTATCAGTCAACCTGTCCAGGGGAAATAGCACCCCCAGCTGCGGCAGCGTTGCAAAATCATACCGTCAATATTATTACCTTTGCCAGTTCTAAAACCGTCAAAAATTTTAGGAAGCTTTTGGACAAAAACAGTAATCATCCACTCTCGCTTTTGGAAAATGTCTGTATTGCCTCCATTGGTCCAGAAACCTCTAAAACCTGTCAACAACTCTTAGGACGAGTGGATGTAGAGGCGCAACAGTATACCTTAGAAGGGTTAACCCAAGCCATTGTACAATGGGTAAATCAAACATAAATTGCATTCTGGAAACCGCAGCCGCACTAATTGCCATAATTTGCCAGAGATTCAACGCCCCCAGCAAACCGCTTACAGGCGTCCAAACACGACGGGATAGGAATTTCCGTCGGTTGTAATTGAATCAACGTACCGCAATTGGCGACGGAATATAGCTTCTAATGCTACCCTGAACGAAAAAGTCAGCAGCAGCCATGATGACAGAGCCAGAACTCGAACAGACGACAGCAACACCTGAAACACCTGACACACCTAAAAAGCCTGAAACACCTGAACCACCTGAAACATCGGATACATCTGACACACCTGAACCCCCTGAAACATCGGATACATCTGACACACCTGAAACATCTGACACACCTGAAACATCTGACACTCCTAAGGAGGAAACAAAGGAATCAGAAAATGATGGAATTATCTTCCAAGCGATTGGAATCGTCGTCGGTGATGTTAGCTGGTCAGACGAGGGGCGGGCTATGCTTACTATGGCGGGTCGAGACTATCCCTTGTTTTATACATCTCGATTACGCAAGGCTTTCAACGCTCTGAAACTGGAAATCAAAAACACTGGCGAAGCGACTCAACGATTAATCGTTTATCCCAGAGTCACCCACTTTCCTCAGCGCACCAAGTCGCATCAGATTTCCTTTCAGTTGGTAGGATTCTCGAAAGGAGAACCCGATGGTGTTGCGGCACAATTGGACGATTTTGAGTTTCAGCTTCGTGGCTTGTGGCAATTTATACCTGTTTGTCGAGGACCCGTTGTCTCGATTTTCCGTAATTTCAATCGCGATCGCTTAGATTATATCAAGCAAGCTGAACCAGCACAAAAGGTGAGATTTATGAAGGCGTCTCACCTACCGTTGATGTGGAAAGATTCTCCGGTTAAGCCGTTCCGATTCAATCCCAAAACCCCCAAAGAGGAGCAAGGACATCCGGCATTTATTCAAGTCAAGGCTAAATTTCTGCCCACTCGGAATCTTTTTGAGTTTGATGCTCTGTTAGCACCACCCTTGGATAAAGCACCTAAGTTTTTGAAGGCGTCGAAGGCGGATAAGACAGCCGTACAGCAGGAGAAACGGCAGAATAAGTCACCGCAGAAGCCGAGTACGGGAAGGCAGAAGCCAGAAGGTAAAGAACAGCAGTCAGAAGGCACAGAGCAGAAGCCGAGTATAAAACGGCAGAAGCCATACAAAAAGCCGAAGGTAGAAACGAAAGAGCAACAGCCTAGTACAGATGAGCAGAAGCTAGAAGCCAAAGAGCCGAAGGTAGAAACGAAAGAGCAACAGCCTAGTACAGATGAGCAGAAGCTAGAAGCCAAAGAGCCGAAGGTAGAAACGAAAGAGCAACAGCCTAGTACAGATGAGCAGAAGCCAGAAGCCAAAGAACAGAAACCTACGACAGAGGAGCAGAATCCAGAAGCCAAAAAGCCGAAGCCAAGTAAAGTTAGGAAGAGAGTAAAAGCCAAGGAGCAGAAGCCAGAGGACAAAACCGAATAAGGTTTGCTGAATAAGTGTTGTGGTGAGGGGGAGCTCTTGAAGCAATGTAGAGACGTAGCATGCTACGTCTCTTAGCTGGGGGAGCAATGGTACATTTTCGGTGATTCTATCGCCATAGTTGTTATAGATAGTCTCACATTTCCTTGAAGATGAACAACTTTCTCTACGGCTCAAAGCATTGATGGCTATTGATAGAACTGTTCGTCAGTTAAGGGAATGGTGTCTAAATTTAAGGTTACAGTGTTCATAGCTATGCCCAAACTTAAATCATATTTCAAATTCCATATCTTTATAAATAGGCAGATAAAGTTAAGCTAAATCCCGGTAATAGGGTTTCTCCCGATAATTCTGTCGGCAGATTTAGTATTTCTACTGGCTGTCCCCAACGATAAATTTCCACTTGCTGCTGTTGGGGGTTAATTAACCATGCCAATTGCACCCCAGCATCCATGTATTCTTGCATTTTGTCACGTAACGGTTGCAAATCGTCTGTGGCTGACCTTAATTCGATGACAAAATCCGGTGCAATCGGGGGGAATTTGCGCCGTTGTTCAGGCGTTAGCGCTTCCCAGCGTTCTCGGCGAATCCAAGCCGCATCTGGGGAACGTTTCGCGCCATTGGGTAACTTAAATATTGTGGAGGAACTGAAGGTATAACCTAGGGCAGTTTGTCGGTTCCAGAGTCCTAAATCGATAATTAATTCAGCTTCTCGATTTCCACTTTCTCCGCCAACGGGTGGCATAATAATTAATTCTCCATTCGCCGTCGTTTCAAAGTTAAACTCGCGATTATTTTGACATAATTGATAGAACTGTTCGTCGGTTAAAAGAATTGTATCTAAATTTAAGGTTACAGTATTCATGGTCTTTGCACTCGCTTAAATTAAATTTAAACTTCCCTATCATTGAATCTACAAATAGGCAGATAAAGTTAAGCTAAATCCTGGTAATAGGGTTTCACCCGATAATTCTGTCGGCAGATTTCGTATTTCTACTGGCTGTCCCCAGCGATAAATTTCCACTTGCTGTTGTTGGGGATTAATTAACCATGCCAATTGTACCCCAGCATCCATGTATTCTTGCATTTTGTCACGTAGCCGTTGCAAATCGTCGGTGGCTGACCTTAATTCGATGACAAAATCGGGTGCAATCGGGGGAAATTTGCGCCGTTGTTCAGGGGGGAGCGCTTCCCAGCGTTCTCGGCGAATCCAAGCGGCATCTGGGGAACGTTTCGCGCCATTGGGTAACTTAAATATTGTGGAGGAACTGAAGGTATAACCTAGGGCAGATTGCCGATTCCAGATGACCAAATCGGCAATCAGTTCAGATTCTCGATTTCCACTTTCTCCGCCAACGGGTGGCATAATAATTAATTCTCCATTCGCCGTTGTTTCAAAATTAAACTCGCGGTTATTTTGACATAATTGATAAAACTGTTCGTCGGTTAAGTGAATGGTATCTAAATTTAAGGTTACAGTGTTCATTATCTTTGCCCAAGATGATTATTCTAGTAATAGCAGCTAGGAAATTTATACAAGGTTATAGCAGTTTCGGCTTTCTTCCCGCCAGGGATTCTAATTCCTGGCATAACGCTTACAGCGCTTAATTCTGTAATAAATTACAGTAGATAAAAGTCCCCCTTCAGATCCCCCTTCCGTCCCCCTTCAAAAGGGGGAAACCAGAGGATGCTTCGCTTTTATTGCACGGGGATTTAGGGGGATCGACAATGTACCGCATAGCAGAGCAAACTGCTGTAAGTCGAATGGCACGCTCCTCGTATTTTGGTGGGCAGTGCCCACCCTACGGTATATCACGAATAAACTGATGTGCATTTAAATTGGGTATTCTCTGTTCCCTGTTCCCTGTTCTCCGTTCCCTTTGTCTACCCTGATTTGCACATCTCAAAGGCATTATTGAATAGACGCCACAACGCCTAAACTTTCATTCGCTAGTCTGTCTACAGCACACACGGCATAGGTTCCCGGTGCTAATTCTGCCTCGGTTATCTCCTCTGGCAAAATTTTGTGCAGTGTCCAGTTTTCGCCTTGCTGCTGATACACTGTCCAAGAGCGAATCTTGGCGTTAATCGCTGCATTCCAAATTAGCTTATTTCCAATCACTCTCACCCGAACCGGAATCGCTGGCGGTGTATCACTCAACCACGACATGGTTGGAGATAAGGCGGGTTGATTATAAACAGAGGATTGGAACTTTTCAACGACTCCAAAACGATTTTCATTAAAGACTTTCATGTTATAAAAAATATTGCCGAGGGAGAGTTGGGGGGCAAGGTTGCGGGTAATATCAACTTGTCGTTCATATTCCAAAAATGACCAGTCTTTATCATCCAACATACTTAACCGATTGCCGGGATAAATATGGCGCTGTTTCGGGTTATTATCCGTCCACCATTCCAGGAGAACAGGATAACTTTGGGCTGGGGGGTCAATACGCCAGTACAATTGCGGGGCGATATAATCAATCCATCCTGCTTCTAACCATTTTTTCGGGTCAGCATACAGGGATTCGTATTGATCTAATCCTTTAATTTGAGGCGGTTGTCCGGGACGATAAATGCCAAAGGGACTAATACCAAATTTAACCTGTTTTTTTGTCGCCTGTATCCCTTTATAAAGGCGCTGAACCATTTGATTGACATTTTCCCGCCGCCAATCGCTTAGGCTAAGGGTACCACCTTCGGCTTGATAAGCATTGTATGTTTTATCATCGGGGAAGTCTTCACCCGCGATGGGATAGGGATAAAAATAATCATCTAAATGAATGCCATCGACATCGTAACGCCGCACCACATCCATGATTACGTTATAGGTTAAATCTTGAACTACTTTGACACCAGGGTCCATCCACTGCTGATTGCCATATTTATACACATATTCGGGATGAGTGACGCTAATGTGAGGGGCGACACTGGCGGAACTGTGGGAAGAGGTTTTGGCGCGGTAGGGATTAAACCAGGCGTGGAGTTCAATATTGCGCTGATGACAAGCTGCGATCGCAAACTCTAAAGGGTCATAATAAGGATCGGGAGCTTGACCTTGTACTCCAGTAAGCCATTCACTCCAGGGTTCTAACTCAGAGGCATAAAACGCATCACCTGTAGGTCGAACTTGTAAGATTAACGCATTTAACTGAAGTTCCGCCATGCGGTCAATAATTTGTAACAATTCCCGTTGCTGTTGGGCAACCGATAAGCCTCGTTGGGGGGGCCAATCGATGTTCCAAACTGTCGCCACCCACACCCCGCGAAACTCCCGTTGATGGCTCAGTTTCAGAGTTTTCTGACGCACGATAATATAGTCTGAACCAATGGCGTCAAGTCTCCCAGTATAGACTAACGCCTGGTAAATAAACGCCGCAACATCCGCACGAGTGGCGGCTTTGAGGGGATTGAAGCGCTTAAGCTGGGGATAATTCACCACCATTCCCGTATTGGTTGCGATCGCAATCCGATCAATAGCATAGTTGGGAATCTCACCAAAATCATCATAGAGTTCCGGTAGGGCGGCTTTCACTTCCGTTAATCCAGCAGTAGTTATCTCCAATCCCGTGATCAGAGACACCAACACCTCCACTCTGGCTATACTCGCCTCTGGGCGAAACCGATTTCCCGGATACCCCGACATAAACCCAGTTTGATACGCCCTAGCAATCGCCCCAATTGCCCAATGTTTGACAGGAACATCCACAAAGGGAACATTCGGGCGTTTACTCGGTTTAGAAAAAGCATTCTGCAACAACGCCGCAAACTGCGCCCGACTCATGGGATCATCGGGACGAAAACGCCCATCCGGAAAGCCACTAATCATACCCGCCTGGGCTAACCCTTCAATAAAAGAACGCGCCCAGTGGTTTTGGATATCGGGAAAACGGGGAGTGGAAGCAGTCATAAAGATTCATCACCTAGCTAGAGAAATGCCCTATCTAGATTATCCCGGTTCATCATTGTGCTTGTCATCGCGCTTGTAGTTGCGCTCGTAGTTGCGCTTGTAGTTGCGCTTGTAGTTGCGCTTTAGCGCCAGTCTCAGCCATAAGGTTCCACAGAAAAAGTCTCCAAGCTACAAAAAGTAGAACAAAAGCGAACTTTCATAAAAACCCAGGCAAATTTCATTCAATGCATAGTCATGCAATCTTGTCAAGGCATAATTTTTTATCAGTTAACCGTAAATCAAGTTGCCAGTTATTATTTGCCCGTAATGCATCTAACCTCATGGCTAAGGGAACAGAATTTAAGTCTTGCCTGTACCACCTACCAAACCAATCGTCTGTTCTTTATCAGTGGTCAAGCCAATGGACGACTAAAAATACATGAACGGCTGTTTGATAAGCCGATGGGACTTTATGGGTTGGGAGAAAACCTATACATGATCAGTCGTTACCAACTGTGGCATTTCTCCAATCTGTTGAGGAATAGTGAACAATATCGACAGTGCGATCGCCTTTATGTCCCCCGCACCGCCTACACCACTGGCGATGTTAATGCCCATGAAGTCGTCGTGGACAATTCACAAAACATTATTTTTGTCAATACTGATTTTAGTTGTCTGGCAACCCTAAGCCCCGACTATAGTTTTGTCCCCTTATGGAAACCGCCTTTTATTTCCCAGCTAGTTGCCGAAGATCGTTGTCACCTCAATGGCTTGGCAATGGTGGAAGGAAAACCCAAATATGTCACCGCCTGTAGTACCACCGATACTGCTGCTGGATGGCGAAACTGTCGGACTAATGGCGGGGTAGTCATCGATGTAGAACGCAATGAAATTATTGCCACAGGCTTATCTATGCCCCATTCTCCCCGTTGGTATCGGCAGAAACTCTGGTTACTCAACTCTGGCACCGGGGAATTCGGTTACATCGACAAGGGTCAATTCGTTCCCCTGACATTCTGTCCAGGATTTATGCGCGGGTTAGCCTTTTCGGGGGATTATGCTGTTGTCGGCTTATCGAAATTACGATCAAGCAGTTTCACTGGACTCATCCTAGAAAAACGATTAGAAGCACAGGGAAATACTGATCACTGTGGCTTGCTGGTGATTGATTTAACCACCGGAAAAATCGTTCACTGGCTGCATATTGGACAAACAATTGAAGAACTCTTTGATGTCGTAATTTTGCCCAATGTGCGACAACCAGAAGCCTTGGGATTACAGGGAGATGAACTCCAACGATTCGTCACATTTCCGAATTCTGGGGGAATGATGACCACCAAACCCACCGTAAAACCTCCCAGTCGGGAGGAAATGGCTGTCCCAGTCATCGGTTTACCGAAACCAGAACAACACCAACAACCCTTACCGATTAAATATCAAAAAGTTTACCAACTTACCCCGACTAACGTCCTTAATTATGATGCCCTCACCTATCCTCCCCTGAGTCAACAGTGGCAGAAACGACTCCCCCAAGGAGAATTGTTTGGCATTTCTGCATCCTTAAATGGGGAAATAGTGGGCTTTATTATTGCCGAACGAATTAGTGCGGAAACCGCCAATATTATTTCTTTGATAGTGTTACCCCAGTGGCGAGGACGAGGGATGGGGACTCAATTGTTGAAATATCTCGAAGCCGAATTAAAACAACAAGGCACGCAAACCTTAACCCTAACCTATGAATCCAATGTTCTGACTCAAACAGCCTTAGAACCGATTTTGCAAAAATTAAACTGGCAACCGCCCCAACCCCAATTCGGGGGAAATCAGGCAAACTCCCAAGATGGGGAATTACGCCAAACCAGCAAACAAATTCATCATTTTGCCGTAAAACATTAAGCCATGAAACCCAACAACACCTTTCAACTTTGGACGATTCAGCCTCCCTAAATTCTTTAACCCATCCTCCGGCTGAACCCTTGAACCGCTTAGGGTAAGGCGATGAGGACTAACGAAGTGGCTGGATCGTAACTCACCGAATAACAGCCAATGTCATTCAATCTAGAGTTCGGGTTGCAAACTAATTGCCCCAACTCTTTGTCAACCTACTAATTCCTGAAAATCATGTCTACGTTTGTTGAAAAAACTGGTGCTGAGAATCCCTTTGATGGCGTGGTTGTGGATAGATACAGCAGTCCCACCTTTGCGGACATCGACGACGATGGGGATTTGGATGCCTTTGTTGGAGCGGGTGATGGCACCATCAGTTACTTGGAAAATGATGGTTCGGGCAACTTCAACCAAGTAACAGGTAGCGGCAATCCCTTTAACAGCGTGAATTTTAGCAGAGACAGTTCCATCACCTTTGCGGACATCGACGGCGATGGGGATTTAGATGCTTTTATTGGAAGACGTTATGGCAGCATCAGTTACTTTGAGAATGATGGTTCGGGTAACTTCAACGAAGTAACAGGTAGCGGCAACCCCTTGGACAGTGTGAATGTGGGGATTGAGGCTATGCCTACCTTTGCGGACATCGACGGCGATGGCGATTTGGATGCCTTTGTTGGTAGCAATTTTGGCGACATCAGTTACTTTGAGAATGATGGTTCAGGCAACTTCAGCGAAGTCACAGGTAGCGGCAACCCTTTTGACGGTGTGGATGTAGGGAGTGACAGTGCTCCTGCTTTTGCTGACCTCGATGGTGATGGGGATTTGGATGCCGTTATTGGAGAATTTGTAGAGCAAGGTAGTCAGCCAGGTAGTCGTTTCCTCAATTACTTTGAGAATGATGGTTCGGGTAATTTCAGCCAAGTAATAGGTAGCGACAACCCCTTTGACGGCTTGAATGTAGGGGTTGAGGCTGCCCCCACCTTTGCAGACATCGACGGCGATGGGGATTTGGATGCCGTTGTTGGACACAATACGGGCGAAATCAAATACTTTGAGAATACCACGCCGATTAGTGTCAATAATCCTCCTGTGGGTTCACCGACAGCGACGTTAAGCGACTCTCCAGAAGATACAGAAATTACGATTAATGAAGCTGACTTATTAGCCGGATTTAGTGATGGAGATGGAGAACCCTTATCGGTCGTGGGGTTAACGGCTGATAGCGGCACATTGATTGATAACGGAGATGGCACTTATAGCTTCACCCCTGATGCTGATTTTAATGGTGTTGTCACCCTCACCTATGATGTGAGTGATGGTATTGACACCGTAAGTGGACAAACTCAAAACTTTACTGTCACTCCCGTTAATGATGCGCCTGTTGGTTCACCGACAATTACCTTAGGCGATACCTCTGAAGAAACAGCCGTGACGATTAATGGGGCTGACTTATTAGCCGGATTCAGTGATGTGGAGGGGGATACCTTATCCGTTGTTGGGTTAACGGCTGATGGGGGTACTGTAGTCGATAACGGAGATGGCACATTCACCTACGACCCCACAGGGAATTTCGACTTCCTCGGTGTGGGAGCAACCACAACTGACACATTAAG from Coleofasciculus chthonoplastes PCC 7420 includes these protein-coding regions:
- a CDS encoding TIGR03032 family protein: MQSCQGIIFYQLTVNQVASYYLPVMHLTSWLREQNLSLACTTYQTNRLFFISGQANGRLKIHERLFDKPMGLYGLGENLYMISRYQLWHFSNLLRNSEQYRQCDRLYVPRTAYTTGDVNAHEVVVDNSQNIIFVNTDFSCLATLSPDYSFVPLWKPPFISQLVAEDRCHLNGLAMVEGKPKYVTACSTTDTAAGWRNCRTNGGVVIDVERNEIIATGLSMPHSPRWYRQKLWLLNSGTGEFGYIDKGQFVPLTFCPGFMRGLAFSGDYAVVGLSKLRSSSFTGLILEKRLEAQGNTDHCGLLVIDLTTGKIVHWLHIGQTIEELFDVVILPNVRQPEALGLQGDELQRFVTFPNSGGMMTTKPTVKPPSREEMAVPVIGLPKPEQHQQPLPIKYQKVYQLTPTNVLNYDALTYPPLSQQWQKRLPQGELFGISASLNGEIVGFIIAERISAETANIISLIVLPQWRGRGMGTQLLKYLEAELKQQGTQTLTLTYESNVLTQTALEPILQKLNWQPPQPQFGGNQANSQDGELRQTSKQIHHFAVKH
- a CDS encoding cadherin-like domain-containing protein; protein product: MSTFVEKTGAENPFDGVVVDRYSSPTFADIDDDGDLDAFVGAGDGTISYLENDGSGNFNQVTGSGNPFNSVNFSRDSSITFADIDGDGDLDAFIGRRYGSISYFENDGSGNFNEVTGSGNPLDSVNVGIEAMPTFADIDGDGDLDAFVGSNFGDISYFENDGSGNFSEVTGSGNPFDGVDVGSDSAPAFADLDGDGDLDAVIGEFVEQGSQPGSRFLNYFENDGSGNFSQVIGSDNPFDGLNVGVEAAPTFADIDGDGDLDAVVGHNTGEIKYFENTTPISVNNPPVGSPTATLSDSPEDTEITINEADLLAGFSDGDGEPLSVVGLTADSGTLIDNGDGTYSFTPDADFNGVVTLTYDVSDGIDTVSGQTQNFTVTPVNDAPVGSPTITLGDTSEETAVTINGADLLAGFSDVEGDTLSVVGLTADGGTVVDNGDGTFTYDPTGNFDFLGVGATTTDTLSYTVSDGNGGTTTATVDITVTGINDAPVAKDDNRTAFKDTPISFRPLNNDSDADDGDTLSLTNITNITNGTLTEDNGLVTFTPDAGFTGTGSFDYTITDSQGVTDTATVTIEVGDNFQGTDLNDTIDGTPGNDRINGGNGSDTLNGGNGNDSIDGGNGDNQLFGGGGSDTLTGGSGRDTLNGGSGSDFLDGGDGDNILDGGNGRDTLIGGNSRDTLIGGNGNDFLDGGDGENTLDGGDGQDTLTGGNSRDTFTGGDGNDSLDGGGGEDALDGGEGNDTLLGGQGQDTLTGGLGNDSLDGGEGDDRLYGDAGNDTLIGGNGQDQLVGGDGDDLLSGGFGNDQLTGGLGMDTFVLTAGENQDMIQDFSLGEGDKLGLTNGVTFNDLFFQGNEIRYNGQTLAMLNGINTSTLTEDAFVSI